A stretch of DNA from Prosthecobacter debontii:
GCTCCAGATGCAGATTGAGTTGGCGTGATCAACTCTGTGGGTTCGTAGCTGGCGCTGTTGTTGTGATCCACCCTGAGGTCAGGAACCTGTGTTGAGGTTAAGCTGAGCTTCCACGGATGCATGTTTGGCTGGAAACGATAACGTGAAAGGTTTATAGCAACGCCCGATGAATCATAGTAAGTTATCACGAGTTCCATCTCAGTAACCAACTGGTCGCTTTCGACGAAAAGTGTCAGATGATCAGGAAACTCAATGTCCACCCAAGCCTGGTTGCCTCCATAGCGGATATCCACTCCTGGAACCTTCCTTGCTGCTGAACTGTTGAGCTTTGCGTTCGTATTGCCGGAAGCGTCTGTAATACGGACGTAGTTTGACCCGCGGACCGAAACTGTGAGCCATCCTGTACTTGGTCCAGTTGTTTGAGCAGCCAGTGCTGGTGCAGCCGATGTTGATAACTGGCCGTCTTCCAAGAAATCAACAATCATATTCAGAACCACAGGGTTCCTCATCATCTCAGTGTGCTCTGAAAGATCGCTTGTCGTTATTGCCTGATATGTGGTATTTGGTGCGCAATATGAGTCTGGACGCCTGGCGCTGAGATAAGGAACCACTTTATCCCCCCTCCCCTTGATCTCGAAAAACTTCGGGTATGGAGCTTGTCTCCCTAGATCGCCGCGATATTCAGTCGTGACTGCTACTGCGACAGTTGTATCTCTCTGCGGTCGGTCACCGTAGATGTGTAGAAACTTGATGTCGTTTGTGTCCGAGGACCAATCATCCTGCTTGCCGCCTTGAAAACTGTGAAACGCCAAATTGTTTACACTGGGCGTGTCCGGGCTGGCTTCACGATCAATCATTGAACGAAAGTCTTCCATGGAGTAGTCTTCGAAACTGTTGCGGTCATTGTCTAAATCCCATCCAACTTCCAAAAACATCGGGCGCTCTGCTTTTTCCATGTATAGCGAAGATGGAAGCAATTCATGGAATGATTGGAATGTAGGGAGCGTTGCCTTGATCGAGTCATTGTTCCACCAGTCCACGATCGTGTGTCCGTATAAGTCTCCCTCGAGCATTCGGTATATAGCTACTGGGGCACCCCAAAAAGGACTACCTACAGTTACCACGTTTTCAATATCATCGGCCCCATAGTCCAGAATGTAGCGGCGCAATAAAAGCCCTCCCATACTATGGGCAACCACATTCACTTTTGCGCCACCATGAAGCTGCCGAATGTTCTGAATATATTGCCGAAGATCGGAAGTGTGAACGGAGTTACTCCTACGCCAATCATATGGAAACGGGAAAAATGACGGGATTGATGCCATCCCGCTCGTTGCGGTTTGAAATGATGAAGTCATACGATTCGGATTCTCATCCAAATCAAAAAAGTGATAACCTTGCCGTGTGTCAGTCATGAAATCAATGAAGGGTCCATAGACAATCTCAGTCCCAACTCCGACATCAACAGGATCATACTCTCGAATAAGGCCAACAGCTTTAACATCGTTTGCTCCTGTTCGAAGGTTTAAAGCACGAATATCTAATGCATCAAGCGATGGCCAAAGATACTCACCATTTCCAGTTCCATATGAACCATCCTCCCCAGCTCCGGTCAACATGCTGCCTGCAATGCCAGGGATGAAAATGACTGGTGTTTCATAGCCAGGACCGATGGCCATTGAAATGTCTTCAAGCCATTCGGTTGGATCGTAGATAGGCCTTGAAATAGCGGAATCAGCCCATGCAGAATGACTGCCATCAGGGGAGAATTTAGTGATATTCTTTGATAATCCTCCCATTACATAAATATTATCCTCTTTATCTACTACTATGCCAACAGGGCAGTCAGATTGAGGCTCCCAATCGAAACGCCAACGCGAAGAAAAAACCCCTCCTTGTCCTAGGTCGTTGAATTTCATTAGTTTCGCTAAAAGCAAAGACAGTTCATCTTGTTCGTTATATGCTATAATACCGTTAGCCACGTATAGATTCTGTTTACTGTCCCTTGCCATTCCGACTGGTTGAATCACTTTTTCCGGGAAAAACTGGGATAAGGAACCGTTGTCTAAAATATATATTTCTCTTTCTTCATTTGAATATCCATAATTTACACTTTTATGAACCGTGAAATGAAGTCGATCTTGACGATCTACCATTATATCATGCAGCTCATCATCTTCTACAAATGGTGGCGCATTAAGGTTGACAACTGTTGTCCGATTGCCATCTGGCTCAAGCTTGATTATTGTTCTGTAGTCAGGGGATCGAAGATAGAGATTATTTAGTGAATCAAAGGCGGGAGATTGGCCGCCATTGGCTGGTGTCAGAAAATTGGCCCCTTTGCCTTCAGGCGTAAATTTTAAGACGGCATTTCCCGAGGTAGTAACAAAAACATTGCCATCGAGATCCACAGAAATTCCAGATAAGCCATCGCGATATCCTTCTTCATTGTGCCCGAGCAAGCTCGCAGCATTCGCAAAGACGTCGCTTTTGCCATCTTTGTTAAATCTTTCAATCAAAGTTTCACGTGAGTATATTACATATATATACTCGTTTTTTTGCGGCGCATCTTCTGCGTATATTTTTTGAAATTGTAGAACGGCAGAAATGCCCAGGAGGTATAAAACAAGTAATTGGTTCATGGCCTTTGCGCTTGTAATGCTATAAGGCTTAATGTGCTATTGTCTTTAACAATATATCTACACACGCCTTTGCAAAGGCGGGTGCGTTGATCTCGCAGTCCATCTCGATGACGGGGATGTCGGCGCGCAGGTTCGTTTTGAGCGCGGTGAAGAGGGCGGCGTCGGCGGCCGGATCGTGGAAGGGTTTGCCAGGCGCACTGATGACGCTGATGGCTTTCAACGGCAGCAGCACGGTCACCGGGGCGGTGTAGGCATTCACTTTCTCCGCCAGGATGCGGCCCAGCTCGGCGCACTCCTCGGGCGTGGTACGCATGAGGGTGACCTGGGGATTGTGCTGATAGAAGAGACGATCCTGGTATTTCTCCGGCACGCTGGCGCGCTCGCCGAAGTTCACCATGTCCAGGCAGCCGGGGGTGACGATGGCAGGGGTGCCGGTTTTCCCGGCGGCTTCCAGACGATGCGGTCCTGCATTGAGCACGCCGCCCACGAGTTCATCCGCCCACTCGGTGGTGGTGATGTCCAGCACGCCGGTGATGAGGCCGCTTTCGATCAGGCTCTCCATGATGCGCCCGCCGGTGCCGGTGGCGGCGAAAACGAGCACTTCATAGCCAGCCGCTTCGAGCTGGGCTTTCGCGGCATTCACGCACTCGGTGGTGTTGCCAAACATGGAGGCGGCGATGAGGGGCTTATCCTCGGCAGGGGGGATCTCCATCTCCACCATGCCACAGATGGCTCCAGCAGCGCGGGCAAGCAGGGTGCGGGAAAGGCGGTTGATGCCGGAGACATCCACGATGCTGGGGATCATGACGATGTCCTTGGTGCCGACATAGGGGGCCACATGGCCAGCGGCCAGGGTGGAGACCATGACCTTGGGAAACCCAATGGGCAGAGCTCTCATGGCGGTGGTGCTGATGGCGGTGCCGCCCCCGCCGCCCAGGGAGATGACGCCCTGGATGCGGCCTTCCGTGACCAGGCTGCTCAGCAACTGCGCGGACGCACCCGCCATGGCGGTGACTGCCTCACCCCGGTCCTGGCGCTCCAGGATGCCTGCCAAGTCCACGGCTCCCGCCGCCGCCACTTCCTCGCGCGTGATGTCGGGGCGCACCGCCGCAGGCTGGCCGGTGCCGGTATCAATGAGCAAGGTCTGATGACCCCGCTGCCGGATCAATTCCGCAACGTAAGCGTGTTCCAATCCTTTGGTGTCCAGAGTGCCGAGAACTGCGATGGTGGCCATAGAGTGCCCTTTTTAGAGGAGAGAGTGGAAAGCCGTCAAGAGAGGGGAAACCGCATGCGGCTATCTGAAAGCAACGTCAGGGAAAAAAGAGGCGAGTCGGTTAGGGGAGTCGGTGGCACGATTTCGCGTGACTTTTGCTCTATCTACTCTAGAGGATGTCTTTATGAACCTTCGGTTTCTTTTGGGCGTGATCGCTCTCGGGTCAACGCTCTTTTTCACACGGATTACAGCCGCATCGGAGGCTGTCCCGGAGCCATTTTTTAATGCCGCTGTTTTTGAAACGGTGACTTTCCAGGTGGGAGCTTGGGTGGAGACCGAGCCTCAGGAGCAAGAGGAAGGTCGAGTGGTCACCTTCCAGGCACGAGGCCTGCCGAAGGGCTTGAGCTGTGATGCAACCACGGGCGTGATCAGGGGTGTGCCGCTGAGACCGGGGAAGTCCAAGGTCACGATCACAGGGACCGACCAGGACCGACATAAAACCATCACTCGGGTGATTCTGAATGTGGAAGGATTCCCCGCCGAGTGGGTGGATGAACATCACGGATTGATCGACACCGATGCCGGTGGATTGAAGATCCGGGGCTTCGTGAGGTTGATTGTGGCAGCACATGGATCCTTCTCTGGAAAGCTGATCTTGGGCTTTCAGGAGTTCCCACTGAAAGGGAGCTTGGTGAAAAGGGAGGCCGAGGGGCCTTTTAAGGCGGAGATCGTGCTCCAGCCGGACCTGACGCTCTCCATGGAAACCTCGATGGATGGATTGACCTGCATCTTGGAAAGAGATGAATCGTCCGACGAACCCTGGCAGAGTGTTTTTGGGGCGCTGCGGCGCACTTACGACAAAAAGCATCCCGCCACTTGGGCAAAGGGGGTGTACAATGTCTATAGCGCGCCTCCAGGCCAAAGCTTCCCCCATGACGATCATCCATTGGGAGATAGCATTTACTCGCTGACCGTCAGCGCAGATGGCAGAGCCTTGCTGAAGGGAGTGTTGGCCGATGGGAGTGCCGTGACTTGGAGTGGTGTCTTGCTGGGCGAGGAGCCGACGAGGGTGCTGTTCCCCATCTATCTGCCCCTCTACAAGGTGAAGAAGGTGCCCTCAGGACTGTTAATGGGCGATTTAAGCGTTTACACCGAAACGGCCGAGGGGGCCCCAAAATCTCCTCCTGAGACAGGGGTGAAGGACTATTTGGGCGGCCATTTGATTTGGGAAAAAGCAGCGGCGGTGTCTGACCGAGAGCGTCTTTATCCTGAGGGATTCTCGATGGAGTTGACCACGGAGGGGCTCCCTTATCAGCGCCCCCGTTCCGGTTCTCTGTTGTTGAATGCCCCAGTGGGGAATTTCAATGCAGTCTTGTCATTTTACACGGAGGGCGTGGCCGACTTTGGGCAATGGTTCACGATCACGCGCACGAATGGCATCAAGATGCCAACTCCAGACGCAGAAAGTTCTGTTTCCAAAATCAGCTTGAGCGTCAATGCACGCACAGGCTTTTTCAGTGGCAGTTGCGCCGTCAAGGAAGGGCGTCGCACCTGCAAGTTCAGAGGCATCATCATCCAGCCGAGTTCCGGGCGGGGTAAGGGGCAAGGTCATTTCCTCCTGCCGGACTTGCCGGAGGTCGGGGTATCAACACCGCCTCTCATCCTCAGTGGAGCCATGGCTTGGATGGCTCTGGCGTCTGGAGGCCCGGGTGGTGGCAGCCCTGATGACTGGCAACCCCCATATGATCCGAATCCGATCGTGAATCCCCCGTGACGTTGGACGCGCTCCAGCGAGCTTTTTCGCCGACCTTGACCCACCCTCCACTCGGGGTTAGTTAGTGGGTTCTCCTGCCGACCTTCCCCTGATGTCCATCGAACGCACCCGTAATTTCTCCATCATCGCTCACATTGACCACGGGAAGACCACGCTCTCCGACCGGCTGTTGGAGTTCACCAAGACCATCTCCCAGCGTGAGCAGCAGGCTCAGCTGCTGGATGCGATGGATCTGGAACGTGAGCGCGGCATCACGATCAAGGCGCACCCGGTGTGCATGTTTTACAAGGCCAAGGACGGCCTGGAATATAAACTGAACCTGCTGGATACCCCCGGGCACGTGGACTTCAGCTATGAGGTCAGCCGCTCCTTGGCTGCCTGTGAAGGCGCTCTGTTGCTGATCGATGCCTCGCAGGGCGTGGAAGCCCAGACGGTGGCGAATTTGAACTTGGCGATGCAGCAGGATCTGCACGTCATCCCGGTCATCAATAAGGTGGACCTGCCGAGCGCTGACATCGATAAGTGCAAACGTCAGCTCGAGGACATCCTCCAGCTCCCCTCGGATGAGGCTGTGCCTGCCAGCGCTAAGATGGGCATCGGCATCGAGGACATCCTGGAGGCCATCGTCGCCTACATGCCACCGCCGAAAGACCCGGCCGATGGTTATGTGCGCGCTTCCGTGTTCGATTCCATTTTCGATCCTTATCGCGGCGTCGTCAGCTACGTGCGTGTGGTCAGCGGCACCATTGTGCGGGGGCAGAAAGTTCGCATGATGTCCACCGGCCTGGATTATGAAATCAAGGACGTGGGCATCTTCCGCCCGAAGATGACCGCCTGTGAAAAGCTGGAGCCCGGTGACGTCGGTTATCTCATCGCGAACGTGAAGTCCACCGCCGATGTGAAGATCGGCGATACCATCACGGAAAGCCGACGCCCATCCCCTGAGCCGCTTCCAGGTTTCAAGGAGATCCATCCGCTCGTTTTCAGCGGCATTTATCCGGTCAGCACGGATGACTTTGAAGCGCTGAAACTCGCCGTCGGGAAGCTGCAGATCAATGACGCGGCCTTCACCTTCATGGCGGAGAGTTCCGCCGCTCTCGGTTTCGGTTTCCGCTGCGGTTTCCTCGGCTTGTTGCACATGGAGATCGTGCAGGAGCGTCTGCGTCGTGAGTTTAACATGGACGTCATCTCCACCTATCCATCCGTGATTTATGAGGTCCGCAAGACCGACGGCACGGAGATGCTGGTGGATAACCCCACCTTCCTGCCCTCCGCGAATGAGATCGATGAAATCCGTGAGCCGATGGTGAGGGTGAACATCATGATCCCGAACGACTACATCGGAGACATGATGCAGCTCGTCATGGATAAGCGCGGCCAGGTGAACAACACCGAGACGCTGGATGATCGCCGCGTGCTGCTGCACACCGTCATCCCGCTGAATGAGATCCTGGTGGACTTCAATGACAAGCTCAAGTCCATCACCCGGGGTTACGGCAGCATGGACTATGAACATGCCGGCACTCAAGCCGCCGAACTGGTGAAGATGGATATCCTCATCGCGGGTGATCCCGTGGATGCCTTCTCCTGCATCGTGCACCGCAGCAAGGCCGAGAGCCGTGGTCGCCAGCTCTGTCAGAAGCTCAAGGAAGTGATTCCTCAGCAGCTCTTCGTCGTCGCCATTCAGGCCGCCATCGGTGGCAAGGTGATTGCCCGCGAATCCATCAGCGCCCTGCGCAAAGACGTGACCGCCAAGTGCTACGGCGGTGACATCAGCCGTAAGCGCAAGCTCCTGGAGAAGCAGAAGGAAGGTAAGAAAAAGATGAAGGCCATCGGCAAGGTGAACATCCCGCAGGAAGCGTTCATCGAAGTGCTGAAGACGAACTGAAGACTTCTGGGTCTTTCTTCAAAACCCAAAACAGGGCGGTTGATTTCAACCGCCCTTTTTGTTGGGCATTTGTTGAGGCGCATGAATGGTGGAATTGGAAGTGTCGTGAATGAATGGCAGACAAGTGGCCCGCACACTCCGTGTGCGGAAAGCCGCCTTGCAGGCCAAACGAGAGACGTTTCGACATAGCGTCTTGCAGGAGGATGCGTGAACAGCCTTTCACTGCAGAGTTCGAGAAGAAAAGTAACTCTCTAAGCCTTCCTGGCGGTATCCCGCACACGGAGTGTGCGGACCACTTCACTCTCGCGGACTTCGCTGGATTTCAGACCTAGCCTCCGGGTGGGAGGTGAGCGATTAGCCCCGGGTGAAGCGAACGAAGTGAGCGAGAACCCGGGGATGCCTACCGAAGCGGCCGTGAGTCAGGATCGCGCGATGGAAGTGCGCGAGAAGTATGGCATCAAGGACGATCGGCGATGCAAGGGATTGGCCATCGGTGATGATCGAGGGCTGATGCACGTTTCTCGCCCCCTTTCAGGGAGCGGCCCTGAACGGGGGATACTGCCCTATGCAACCGGGGGTTCGGTTCGCTTCGCTCACGTCACCACCCGGCTCATGGCTCGTCTCCCTCCAGGAGACAAGGCGGCTGGAGGGGCATGGGTTTTGAAGGGAACTCACAGCACCTTTTTCATGATCGTAACATCGAGAATGTCGCTAACATGAAATGTGTTTTTGGTGCGGCGTTGGCGATATTGATCCTAGCTGTAGCTGATCCTCAAAGACACTTCACCCGTCTCGTCATCTCGGAGTAAATATCCGTGAATGGCCTCTTTACGGAGGTGGATCTCATAGCGGCGCCCGCGTTGTCGTTGACGTTTCTGATCCCACCCAGGAGTGTCTGTTTCCCAGAAGTAGTCATACTCCTGCATGCTCTCGAGCTCATTGTCAGGAGGCCGATCAAAGGTGGTTGGGAGGGGATCTTTTTCTGAATGGGGAAAATAGTAAGGCACGATTTCTTTGAGCCCAGGAGAGGCCTCGATGAACGATTGGAAATCGGCTTCGGAGCAGGAGAAGTCGAGCCAGTAAGATCTGGTGAACACGTTTCCGGCAGTCGAGGCGCGGTAGCTGCGGTCAGGGATCGGTGCTAAATGTGCAGAGGCAATGACGGCGTCGTGGACTCGTTCACGCTCTCCTGCCATCCACCAGAAGTAGAGGCCCGTCATCAGGCCACCGATGATCAACGATGTGATGGCGATGATTTTGAGACAAGAACGCATGGCTATGGTTTCAGTCACAGCCTCTTCTTGAGTCCCCGCAAGGTCACAAAGACGCCTAACGCAAAGTGCACCCAGAGCACGCTGATGGCGAGAGCGGGGCTGGGGAACCAGGTGCGCACGAAGAGGGTCAGCGGCTCATACAGGGGCGTGTCTTTCAGTGTCTCCATACCGCCGGACCAGCCATAGTAGGCGGTGATGAAGGGATGCAAAACCCCACCCAAGACGCGGGGGAAGCCTAACACGGCCCCGGCCAGGATGAGATTGGTGAAGGCCAGCATCCAGCAGCGGCTGTGGGAGCGCTCCGCACTCGGGCTGAGGGCGGAGGTGGCGAGGCACAGGCTGGTGAAGGCGATGCCGGTGACCATGAGCAGCAGCAGACGCGCCAAGGCGAAGCCGGGTAAGCCGCCGGTGACGACTTCCACCGTGAGAGCGGACAGCAAGATCTGCAAGAGCACCACCGGGAGGACGAAGCCCAGCTTCCCCAGCAGGTAGGCCAGAGGGCGCAGGCCGCCGGTGCGCTCACGATGATACACGGGCCACTCGGAAGCGATCTCACGTGCGGCGGTACGCACGCTGAAGGCCATGGTTAGAACCACCATGAGAAACCAACCCATGGCGCAAGTATAAGCTGCGGGCCAGAGCACGGCCGGGCTGGTATCGCCAGAAGTGACCGCGCTGAGGTAATGATCGTTCGGCAGGATGAGCAGAGCGGCCACGGCTGGAGCCAAGGCCGTGAGGCCCACCTGGATGAGCCACTCCTTCTGGGTGCGGCGAAAGGTGGACCAGCGGCGGAGAATGAGATGCTTCGCCTGCGCGGCGACGGAGGGCAAGGCTGGTGGGGGGGGCAACTCCTCTGCGGATTCAGGCGCGGGTTTGCCGTCATCCTCGGGGGCTTTGGCTTTGGCGTTGGCGGGTAAGGTGATGTGTCCGGTCGGGTTGCCCTCTTCTTCATCATCCTTGGCTTTGATGGCTCCGCCGAGCTTGAAGGCATCGTAATAGGAGTCGCGATGACGCATCCAGGATTCTCCCCAGCGGGAAGCGGGTCGCTTGGCCAGGCGGGGATACAGCTCCTCGATAGCTTGGATGCTGAAGTAGTGGGTGACGGCGCGGGAGGGGCCGTGGAAACAGACGTGCCCTTCATGCAGAATCACCACCGTGTCGTAGGCAGCGAGGTTGGCGGCCATCTGTGTGGCGTGGATGACCACACGGGAGGGATGATCCGTGGCGGTGAATTTCAGGAGCGCCGTCATCTCGCTCTGGGACTTGGCGTCGAGTCCGTCCGTGAATTCATCGCAGATGACCAGGGAGGGATCGCTGACCAAGGCGACGGCGAGTTTCAGGCGGCGCTTTTGCGGCAGAGTCAGAGAGCTGACACGATGCGTGGCCACATTTTCCAAACCCACCCCGACGAGGAGATGCGAGGCGCGATCCACCCGCTGCTCGGCGGTCTGATCCGCCACACGCAGCATCAGGGCGCTCATCACGCTCTCCCGCACCGTCAGCACTGGGCTGAGCACGTCATCGGAGGCGGGCACGTAGCCGATTTCATTGGCATGCAGCGGTGCCTCGGAGGTGTCTTTGCCCCGATACATGATGGTGCCACCGCCCACTTCCTGATGCCCTGCCAAGAGGCTCAGCAGGGTGCTTTTACCCGAACCGGCAGCCCCAATGACGGCAAGCAAGTGACCAGCGGGGACCGAGAAGCTCACGTGGTCCAAGGCCGTCAGCGCCTTGCCTCCTGGGCCGGTGAATACGTGAGAGACGCTGATGAGTTCGAGCATGGGGAATGAAAGCGGGGAAAGCCGTCGCACACAACTGGCAAAAAAGTCGATGAATGAAGACTCCATCAAGAAGGCGCTTGCACACACCCTGCTCGCTCCTTCATGCTGAGGGTGTATGTTGCGCCGTTTTGCCCTCTTCTCCTTTCTCGCTGCTGCGACCCTCGCCTCCGGACTGACGCCGGATGGTAAACACAAGCTGGTTTTGATCGCCGGTAAGCCCTCGCACCCTCCCGGCATGCATGAGTTTCGCGCCGGATCGCTGCTGCTGGAAAAGTGCCTCAAGGAGATCCCTAACCTCGTGGTGGACCGCCACGACATGGGCTGGGTGACGGATGAGGCCACCTTTGCGGATGCTGATGCCGTGGTCATCTATGCCGATGGTGGCAAAGGACACCCGGCGGTGCAGGGGACGCATCTGGAGACGCTAAAGGGGCTCATGGCCAAGGGAGTGGGCTTCGGCGTCATGCACTATGGCGTGGAAGTGGTGCCGGAGCTCGGGGGCAAAGAGTTCCTGGCGTGGCTGGGCGGTCACTATGAGAACTCCTACTCCTGCAATCCCATCTGGGAGCCCAACTTCACCTCTTTCCCCGAACATCCGATCACCCGTGGGGTGAAACCCTTCCAGATCGAGGACGAATGGTATTTTAACATGCGCTTCCGTCCGGCTTTTGGCGAGGGCATCGAGGCAGCCAAGGACGGAGACACCCGCTTCGTCCCCATCCTGGTCGCAACACCCTCCGACGCCACCCGTGATGGTCCCTATGTGTATCCCAAAGGACCTTACCCGCACATCCAGGCCCAGAAGGGGGAGAAGGAATCCATGATGTGGTGCGTGGAGCGTCCCGATGGCGGACGCGGCTTTGGTTTCACCGGCGGTCATTTCCACAAGAACTGGGGCAATGGCGAGTTTCGCAAAACAATCCTGAATGCCCTGCTGTGGGTGACTAAAGTCGAGGTCCCCGAAAACGGCGTGGCCTCCACCGTCAGCGAGGAGGATCTGACCCAGAACCTGGACGATAAACCCGCACCGAAGCCCAAGAAAACGACGATGACGACGCCGAAGGTGTTCCAGCGCGAGGTGGTGGTGACTGAAAAGTGACTTGCCTCGCGAAGCGTCCCGGAGTGCGGTGGCAAAGAAGCCGGAGTCATCAGGCTTCGGCGACACCGCTCCCGAGTGGTCTTGGATATCGCACGGTGGGAAATGTCATCGGACGCGATGACTTGGCCTCAAGACGCTAAGGAATTTTTAAAGTGCACTCGCTTCGACCAGAGCGGTGTCGCCGAGGCAATGCCTTGCTCTTGCCTCTCTGCCACCGCACTCCGGGACGCTGCCGCGAGAATCACGGCCTCAATGGGAAGCCTTTTGGGCTCATCAGCACCGTCATTCCTTGGTGGACGGTGGATCGAAGGGCTTGTTAAATGCAGGCCCGCGTTCGCCATCGTAGGTGGCCCGCAGTCGCTGATCGTCAGGGCCTTCCTTGCGGCGGATGATGGCGGGCGCCACGAGATTGCCCAGCCGCCGCCTTTCGGCACGCCCCGCCTGCCACTGCTCCCAGGTGTAGCAGCGCTCTGGTTTGATCGGCAGGGTTGTATCTGTCATAGCTGCTGAAATATAAGGTTAGTCTTGCGGTTTCGCCAGTTCTTGTTCGACCTCCTTGCGAACAGCAAGCAGTTCCGCTTCACAGCGATATTTAGGAGAATTGGCGATTTTAAGAGCTTCGTCCCAATCAAAAGCAACGCTTTGAGAAAGAACAGATGTCATGAGCTTCTTGGCACAGTCGTCATCCTCTTCGTTATAGCCTGTCCATTTCCTGGCTGCGTAAACTCGCCCAACCAGCAGGTCTTCGATGGGAATCAAAACCACGAATCCGACGGGGGTTTGAATTTTGGCCAGTTCCTTCTCGGCTAGGTAATTGATTTCTCCTAGAAGATCGATCCACAGGTTCTCGATCTGCCAACTTTTTCCTCCATGAGGCTTGGCTCCTGGAATTTGT
This window harbors:
- a CDS encoding Tm-1-like ATP-binding domain-containing protein; translation: MATIAVLGTLDTKGLEHAYVAELIRQRGHQTLLIDTGTGQPAAVRPDITREEVAAAGAVDLAGILERQDRGEAVTAMAGASAQLLSSLVTEGRIQGVISLGGGGGTAISTTAMRALPIGFPKVMVSTLAAGHVAPYVGTKDIVMIPSIVDVSGINRLSRTLLARAAGAICGMVEMEIPPAEDKPLIAASMFGNTTECVNAAKAQLEAAGYEVLVFAATGTGGRIMESLIESGLITGVLDITTTEWADELVGGVLNAGPHRLEAAGKTGTPAIVTPGCLDMVNFGERASVPEKYQDRLFYQHNPQVTLMRTTPEECAELGRILAEKVNAYTAPVTVLLPLKAISVISAPGKPFHDPAADAALFTALKTNLRADIPVIEMDCEINAPAFAKACVDILLKTIAH
- a CDS encoding ATP-binding cassette domain-containing protein, translating into MLELISVSHVFTGPGGKALTALDHVSFSVPAGHLLAVIGAAGSGKSTLLSLLAGHQEVGGGTIMYRGKDTSEAPLHANEIGYVPASDDVLSPVLTVRESVMSALMLRVADQTAEQRVDRASHLLVGVGLENVATHRVSSLTLPQKRRLKLAVALVSDPSLVICDEFTDGLDAKSQSEMTALLKFTATDHPSRVVIHATQMAANLAAYDTVVILHEGHVCFHGPSRAVTHYFSIQAIEELYPRLAKRPASRWGESWMRHRDSYYDAFKLGGAIKAKDDEEEGNPTGHITLPANAKAKAPEDDGKPAPESAEELPPPPALPSVAAQAKHLILRRWSTFRRTQKEWLIQVGLTALAPAVAALLILPNDHYLSAVTSGDTSPAVLWPAAYTCAMGWFLMVVLTMAFSVRTAAREIASEWPVYHRERTGGLRPLAYLLGKLGFVLPVVLLQILLSALTVEVVTGGLPGFALARLLLLMVTGIAFTSLCLATSALSPSAERSHSRCWMLAFTNLILAGAVLGFPRVLGGVLHPFITAYYGWSGGMETLKDTPLYEPLTLFVRTWFPSPALAISVLWVHFALGVFVTLRGLKKRL
- a CDS encoding Ig domain-containing protein encodes the protein MNLRFLLGVIALGSTLFFTRITAASEAVPEPFFNAAVFETVTFQVGAWVETEPQEQEEGRVVTFQARGLPKGLSCDATTGVIRGVPLRPGKSKVTITGTDQDRHKTITRVILNVEGFPAEWVDEHHGLIDTDAGGLKIRGFVRLIVAAHGSFSGKLILGFQEFPLKGSLVKREAEGPFKAEIVLQPDLTLSMETSMDGLTCILERDESSDEPWQSVFGALRRTYDKKHPATWAKGVYNVYSAPPGQSFPHDDHPLGDSIYSLTVSADGRALLKGVLADGSAVTWSGVLLGEEPTRVLFPIYLPLYKVKKVPSGLLMGDLSVYTETAEGAPKSPPETGVKDYLGGHLIWEKAAAVSDRERLYPEGFSMELTTEGLPYQRPRSGSLLLNAPVGNFNAVLSFYTEGVADFGQWFTITRTNGIKMPTPDAESSVSKISLSVNARTGFFSGSCAVKEGRRTCKFRGIIIQPSSGRGKGQGHFLLPDLPEVGVSTPPLILSGAMAWMALASGGPGGGSPDDWQPPYDPNPIVNPP
- the lepA gene encoding translation elongation factor 4, with protein sequence MSIERTRNFSIIAHIDHGKTTLSDRLLEFTKTISQREQQAQLLDAMDLERERGITIKAHPVCMFYKAKDGLEYKLNLLDTPGHVDFSYEVSRSLAACEGALLLIDASQGVEAQTVANLNLAMQQDLHVIPVINKVDLPSADIDKCKRQLEDILQLPSDEAVPASAKMGIGIEDILEAIVAYMPPPKDPADGYVRASVFDSIFDPYRGVVSYVRVVSGTIVRGQKVRMMSTGLDYEIKDVGIFRPKMTACEKLEPGDVGYLIANVKSTADVKIGDTITESRRPSPEPLPGFKEIHPLVFSGIYPVSTDDFEALKLAVGKLQINDAAFTFMAESSAALGFGFRCGFLGLLHMEIVQERLRREFNMDVISTYPSVIYEVRKTDGTEMLVDNPTFLPSANEIDEIREPMVRVNIMIPNDYIGDMMQLVMDKRGQVNNTETLDDRRVLLHTVIPLNEILVDFNDKLKSITRGYGSMDYEHAGTQAAELVKMDILIAGDPVDAFSCIVHRSKAESRGRQLCQKLKEVIPQQLFVVAIQAAIGGKVIARESISALRKDVTAKCYGGDISRKRKLLEKQKEGKKKMKAIGKVNIPQEAFIEVLKTN
- a CDS encoding alpha/beta fold hydrolase, whose protein sequence is MNQLLVLYLLGISAVLQFQKIYAEDAPQKNEYIYVIYSRETLIERFNKDGKSDVFANAASLLGHNEEGYRDGLSGISVDLDGNVFVTTSGNAVLKFTPEGKGANFLTPANGGQSPAFDSLNNLYLRSPDYRTIIKLEPDGNRTTVVNLNAPPFVEDDELHDIMVDRQDRLHFTVHKSVNYGYSNEEREIYILDNGSLSQFFPEKVIQPVGMARDSKQNLYVANGIIAYNEQDELSLLLAKLMKFNDLGQGGVFSSRWRFDWEPQSDCPVGIVVDKEDNIYVMGGLSKNITKFSPDGSHSAWADSAISRPIYDPTEWLEDISMAIGPGYETPVIFIPGIAGSMLTGAGEDGSYGTGNGEYLWPSLDALDIRALNLRTGANDVKAVGLIREYDPVDVGVGTEIVYGPFIDFMTDTRQGYHFFDLDENPNRMTSSFQTATSGMASIPSFFPFPYDWRRSNSVHTSDLRQYIQNIRQLHGGAKVNVVAHSMGGLLLRRYILDYGADDIENVVTVGSPFWGAPVAIYRMLEGDLYGHTIVDWWNNDSIKATLPTFQSFHELLPSSLYMEKAERPMFLEVGWDLDNDRNSFEDYSMEDFRSMIDREASPDTPSVNNLAFHSFQGGKQDDWSSDTNDIKFLHIYGDRPQRDTTVAVAVTTEYRGDLGRQAPYPKFFEIKGRGDKVVPYLSARRPDSYCAPNTTYQAITTSDLSEHTEMMRNPVVLNMIVDFLEDGQLSTSAAPALAAQTTGPSTGWLTVSVRGSNYVRITDASGNTNAKLNSSAARKVPGVDIRYGGNQAWVDIEFPDHLTLFVESDQLVTEMELVITYYDSSGVAINLSRYRFQPNMHPWKLSLTSTQVPDLRVDHNNSASYEPTELITPTQSASGAHIDITPPTVSLDMSLVGGSLLISVTGSDGSQPAPIVYYSLGSDPVQTYTVPLVLPISETRQLRVFAEDEMGNTSGLIETALHPRLSPHRAANGTITLTWPMAMAYILEVSDSLEEESWTRSSTSITRSGFMESTSFLTEGSQLNFFRLRSQLISK